In Phormidium yuhuli AB48, one genomic interval encodes:
- a CDS encoding UPF0175 family protein, translating into MSLVISADIVKASGLSEQELIIELVLLLFQQEKISLGKAAELLNISQVRFQQILSEKGINIHYDVEELQEDIQHLTAKGWL; encoded by the coding sequence ATGAGTCTAGTGATTTCCGCAGACATTGTTAAGGCTAGTGGACTTTCTGAACAAGAGTTAATTATCGAGTTGGTATTATTGCTGTTTCAGCAGGAAAAAATCAGCTTGGGTAAGGCAGCCGAGTTACTGAATATCTCGCAGGTTAGATTCCAACAGATTCTCTCAGAGAAGGGCATTAATATTCATTACGATGTGGAGGAATTGCAGGAGGATATCCAGCATTTAACGGCTAAGGGATGGCTATGA
- a CDS encoding DALR anticodon-binding domain-containing protein, whose protein sequence is MLTGNFISLGDRLRHQLEGAIAHLNSPHRVSLKGTRGGLPVGYRCAIALKLNPRQALAIAEDLATCLDASDYRVSVTPPGLLDISIRDPLLAHWLQTWADGTVRQGTSRCCGQEEHEFVDIPFVVQYAHARCQSLLRLGEREGWIGLENAGIVTPRPLPWLTHEGHLRLSHEAEARLIAHCVTVADAIAFTPEPDSLKLLMGLSAAFEEFYRDCPPAEHSPVRLGLLSVTGALLYWLLEIGLGVEALSQM, encoded by the coding sequence ATGTTAACTGGCAACTTTATCAGCTTGGGCGATCGCCTGCGGCATCAGCTAGAAGGGGCGATCGCACACCTGAACAGTCCCCATCGGGTTTCTCTTAAAGGCACTCGGGGGGGTCTCCCCGTTGGCTATCGTTGTGCGATCGCCCTAAAATTGAATCCTCGACAGGCGTTGGCGATCGCAGAAGACTTAGCCACCTGCTTAGATGCCTCAGATTATAGGGTTTCGGTGACCCCTCCCGGATTGCTCGATATCTCCATCCGCGATCCCCTGTTGGCTCATTGGTTGCAAACCTGGGCCGATGGAACCGTACGTCAGGGGACCTCTCGTTGCTGCGGTCAGGAGGAGCATGAGTTCGTGGATATCCCCTTTGTGGTTCAATATGCCCATGCCCGTTGTCAGTCTCTGCTGCGATTAGGGGAACGAGAGGGCTGGATTGGTCTGGAAAATGCCGGAATCGTCACCCCTCGGCCTCTCCCCTGGTTGACCCATGAGGGACATCTCCGCCTCAGCCACGAGGCAGAAGCTCGCCTCATTGCCCATTGTGTCACTGTTGCGGATGCGATCGCCTTCACTCCCGAGCCGGATAGTCTCAAGTTACTGATGGGACTGAGTGCTGCCTTTGAAGAGTTTTACCGCGATTGTCCACCGGCTGAGCATTCCCCGGTCCGATTAGGGCTGTTATCGGTGACTGGGGCCTTATTATATTGGCTCCTGGAAATTGGTCTGGGGGTGGAGGCTCTATCGCAAATGTGA
- a CDS encoding type II toxin-antitoxin system HigB family toxin — MRIIARSTLREFWQLHADAEQPLKAWFQDVRSMNWTSPADIKAIYGNASILPNNRVVFNIKGNNYRIIVHVRYDLGIVFIRFIGTHKDYDNIDATTI, encoded by the coding sequence GTGAGGATTATTGCTCGCAGTACATTACGAGAGTTTTGGCAGTTGCACGCCGATGCTGAACAACCATTAAAGGCTTGGTTTCAAGATGTCCGTAGCATGAACTGGACAAGCCCAGCAGATATTAAAGCGATTTATGGTAATGCCAGTATTCTTCCTAATAATCGGGTGGTTTTTAATATAAAAGGAAACAATTACCGGATAATTGTTCATGTTCGTTATGATTTGGGGATTGTCTTTATTCGCTTTATTGGTACTCATAAGGACTATGATAATATTGATGCAACCACGATTTAA
- a CDS encoding DUF2281 domain-containing protein, which yields MMSPLLEKVLAEVTQLDRQEQLQLVSYLITQWQQQPNLFVEPKISRKNLFGCMQSKIKIAEDFDAPLNDFFEYI from the coding sequence ATGATGAGTCCCCTCCTAGAAAAAGTCTTAGCAGAAGTCACCCAACTCGATCGCCAAGAGCAGTTGCAACTCGTCTCCTACTTAATTACCCAGTGGCAACAACAGCCAAACCTATTTGTAGAGCCAAAAATCAGCCGTAAAAATTTATTTGGTTGTATGCAGAGCAAAATCAAGATTGCCGAAGACTTTGACGCCCCCCTTAATGATTTTTTTGAATATATATAA
- a CDS encoding DUF3368 domain-containing protein has translation MNKYDTFADETGDSLYDKIRDFEQEKTLGLIAVSATIVNEIEAAWLKVKSVQEMPESIFLELDAGERDVIALALSEQTTRIVLDEKRARKVAQSLKLNVIGTLGILMLAKQNQIIPNVKPLLDAMMTEAQYWVNESLYDNVLQAVSEDEIE, from the coding sequence TTGAATAAATATGATACCTTTGCGGATGAAACAGGGGATAGTTTATATGATAAAATTCGGGATTTTGAGCAGGAAAAAACTTTGGGTCTTATTGCTGTTTCAGCAACCATCGTTAATGAAATTGAAGCGGCTTGGCTTAAAGTTAAGTCGGTGCAGGAGATGCCAGAATCCATTTTTTTAGAATTAGATGCTGGGGAAAGGGATGTGATTGCTTTAGCACTGAGCGAACAAACAACCAGGATTGTATTGGATGAAAAAAGAGCCAGAAAAGTGGCTCAATCTTTAAAATTGAATGTGATTGGCACGTTAGGAATTTTGATGTTAGCCAAACAAAACCAGATTATCCCCAATGTGAAACCCCTATTGGATGCAATGATGACAGAAGCCCAATACTGGGTTAATGAATCTCTGTATGACAATGTTTTGCAAGCTGTTTCTGAGGATGAAATCGAGTAG
- the atpC gene encoding ATP synthase F1 subunit epsilon, whose amino-acid sequence MSLQVRVIAPDKTVWESEADEVILPSTTGQLGILGGHAPLLSALDTGVMRVRPGKEWVPIALMGGFAEVDNDLVTILVNGAERGADIDLEKARSAYEEAQERSAKVADGSKQEKIQAKQALKRARARFQAAGGSV is encoded by the coding sequence ATGAGTTTACAAGTTCGCGTCATTGCCCCAGACAAGACGGTCTGGGAATCTGAGGCCGATGAGGTGATTCTGCCGAGTACCACAGGACAATTAGGTATTCTAGGGGGTCACGCACCTCTACTGAGCGCCCTGGATACCGGTGTGATGCGGGTTCGCCCGGGGAAAGAATGGGTTCCCATTGCCTTAATGGGTGGCTTTGCTGAGGTGGATAATGATTTAGTTACCATCTTAGTCAATGGAGCCGAGCGCGGTGCGGATATCGACTTAGAGAAAGCTCGCAGCGCCTATGAGGAGGCTCAAGAACGGTCTGCTAAGGTGGCTGATGGCTCCAAACAGGAAAAAATTCAAGCCAAACAAGCTCTAAAACGGGCCCGGGCGCGGTTTCAAGCCGCTGGCGGTTCAGTTTAA
- a CDS encoding DUF3368 domain-containing protein: protein MVKVICNATPLINFASINRLDILKYLFAEIVIPQAVYSETVESGFPNSETIVNGIEAAWLKVKSVQEMPESIPLELDAGEREVIALALSEQTTRVVLDEKRARKVAQSLKLNVIGTLGILMLAKQNQIIPKVKPLLDAMMTEAQYWVNESLYDNVLQAVSEDEIE from the coding sequence ATGGTTAAAGTCATTTGCAATGCTACGCCTTTGATTAATTTTGCAAGTATTAATCGCTTAGATATATTAAAATACCTGTTTGCCGAGATAGTCATTCCCCAAGCGGTTTACTCGGAAACCGTTGAATCAGGATTTCCTAACTCGGAAACCATTGTTAATGGAATTGAAGCGGCTTGGCTTAAAGTTAAGTCGGTGCAGGAGATGCCAGAATCCATCCCTTTAGAATTAGATGCTGGGGAAAGGGAGGTGATTGCTTTAGCACTGAGCGAACAAACAACCAGGGTTGTATTGGATGAAAAAAGAGCTAGAAAAGTGGCTCAATCTTTAAAATTGAATGTGATTGGCACGTTAGGGATTTTGATGTTAGCCAAACAAAACCAGATTATCCCCAAGGTGAAACCTCTATTGGATGCAATGATGACAGAAGCCCAATACTGGGTTAATGAATCTCTGTATGACAATGTTTTGCAAGCTGTTTCTGAGGATGAAATCGAGTAG
- a CDS encoding DUF3368 domain-containing protein: MAMIVVSDTSPLSGLALEVKAEELLINERLGRREAINLGLSITGLLGILLVAKRRGLITQIRPIMDRLIWEANFRIGSNLYREVLAAAGE; this comes from the coding sequence ATGGCTATGATTGTTGTGAGTGATACTTCTCCGTTAAGTGGGTTGGCATTGGAAGTGAAAGCAGAAGAATTATTGATTAATGAACGGTTAGGACGAAGGGAAGCAATCAATTTGGGGTTGTCGATTACCGGATTATTAGGAATTTTGCTAGTAGCAAAGCGTCGGGGTTTGATTACTCAGATTAGACCGATTATGGATCGTTTAATCTGGGAGGCTAATTTTCGGATTGGCTCAAATTTATATAGAGAGGTTTTAGCGGCTGCTGGGGAATGA
- a CDS encoding helix-turn-helix domain-containing protein gives MKLKPIKTEADYREALAEVERLFDAPINTDDGDRLEVLTALIEVYEEQHHPIELPSPYEAILYYLESRQPPVLSFIDGLKRRGVSEQVIQEALNESIMEN, from the coding sequence ATGAAATTAAAACCCATTAAAACTGAGGCGGATTATCGTGAAGCTTTAGCAGAGGTTGAACGGTTATTTGATGCGCCTATAAATACGGATGATGGGGATAGGCTTGAGGTTCTGACAGCCCTGATTGAAGTCTATGAAGAACAACATCATCCCATTGAGTTACCATCACCTTATGAGGCTATTTTATACTATCTGGAAAGTCGCCAGCCACCTGTTTTAAGTTTTATTGATGGATTGAAGCGGCGCGGGGTAAGTGAGCAGGTGATTCAAGAGGCTTTAAATGAATCGATAATGGAGAATTGA
- a CDS encoding UPF0175 family protein has protein sequence MQAINIQIPIELIEQGETAVLEQIAMQLYENKVFTFSQARRLLNYSVWEFQKLLGENHVVRQYDQDDLAEDIEAIKSGLWDG, from the coding sequence ATGCAAGCAATTAACATACAAATTCCCATAGAATTAATTGAGCAAGGTGAGACGGCAGTTTTAGAACAAATTGCCATGCAACTTTACGAAAATAAGGTGTTTACCTTTAGTCAAGCCCGTCGGTTGTTGAATTATTCCGTGTGGGAGTTTCAAAAACTGTTGGGAGAAAATCATGTTGTTCGGCAATACGACCAAGATGATTTAGCAGAGGATATCGAAGCGATTAAATCAGGATTGTGGGATGGTTAA
- the atpD gene encoding F0F1 ATP synthase subunit beta, protein MVSTAEKTNTGYITQIIGPVIDAKFPTGKMPSIYNALKVTAKNQAGEDVSITCEVQQLLGDNQVRAVSMSSTDGLVRGMEVMDTGAAIRVPVGKATLGRIFNVLGEPVDEQGDVGSGDTSPIHRNAPELTELETKPSIQETGIKVVDLLAPYRRGGKVGLFGGAGVGKTVIIMELINNIAKAHGGVSVFGGVGERTREGNDLYNEMVDSGVIDRENFENSKVALVYGQMNEPPGARMRVGLSALTMAEYFRDVSKLDVLLFIDNIFRFVQAGSEVSALLGRMPSAVGYQPTLGTEMGELQERITSTKEGSITSIQAVYVPADDLTDPAPATTFAHLDATTVLSRALASKGIYPAVDPLDSTSTMLQPEIVGQEHYDTARAVQSTLQRYKELQDIIAILGLDELSEDDRQTVARARKIERFLSQPFFVAEIFTGAPGKYVKLEDTIKGFQMILNGELDDLPEQAFYLVGDIDEAKAKADKMKAES, encoded by the coding sequence ATGGTCAGCACGGCAGAAAAAACCAATACGGGCTACATTACCCAGATCATCGGTCCCGTCATCGATGCCAAATTCCCCACGGGTAAGATGCCCAGCATCTATAACGCCCTCAAAGTTACCGCTAAAAACCAGGCGGGAGAAGACGTCTCCATCACCTGCGAAGTCCAACAACTCCTCGGTGATAACCAAGTTCGCGCCGTCTCCATGAGTTCCACCGACGGGTTGGTTCGTGGCATGGAAGTCATGGACACCGGTGCAGCCATCAGGGTTCCCGTCGGCAAAGCCACCCTCGGACGCATCTTTAACGTTCTGGGTGAACCTGTTGACGAACAGGGTGACGTAGGAAGTGGCGATACCTCCCCCATCCACCGCAATGCTCCCGAACTGACGGAATTGGAAACCAAACCGTCCATTCAGGAAACCGGAATTAAAGTGGTTGACCTGCTGGCTCCCTACCGTCGTGGCGGTAAAGTGGGCTTGTTTGGCGGTGCAGGTGTCGGTAAAACCGTCATCATCATGGAACTCATTAACAACATCGCCAAAGCTCACGGGGGTGTGTCCGTGTTCGGGGGTGTGGGTGAACGCACCCGTGAAGGGAATGACCTCTACAACGAGATGGTCGATTCTGGCGTGATTGACCGGGAAAACTTTGAGAACTCTAAAGTTGCCCTGGTGTACGGTCAAATGAACGAACCCCCCGGTGCCCGGATGCGGGTGGGCCTGTCGGCGTTGACGATGGCGGAATACTTCCGTGATGTCTCTAAATTAGACGTGCTGCTGTTTATCGATAATATCTTCCGCTTCGTGCAAGCCGGTTCTGAGGTGTCCGCACTCCTCGGACGGATGCCCTCTGCGGTGGGATATCAGCCCACTCTGGGGACGGAAATGGGTGAACTGCAAGAACGGATTACCTCCACTAAAGAAGGGTCCATTACCTCGATTCAAGCGGTCTACGTCCCGGCGGATGACTTGACTGACCCCGCTCCTGCCACCACCTTTGCTCACTTGGATGCCACCACGGTACTCTCTCGTGCTTTAGCCTCCAAAGGGATTTATCCGGCGGTTGACCCCCTCGACTCCACCTCGACGATGTTACAACCCGAGATTGTGGGTCAGGAGCATTATGATACGGCTCGTGCGGTTCAATCGACTCTGCAACGCTACAAAGAACTGCAAGACATCATCGCCATTCTCGGTTTAGATGAGTTGTCCGAAGATGACCGTCAGACCGTGGCTCGCGCTCGTAAAATCGAACGTTTCTTGTCTCAACCCTTCTTTGTGGCAGAAATCTTCACCGGTGCGCCTGGGAAATATGTCAAACTCGAAGACACCATTAAAGGATTCCAAATGATCCTCAACGGTGAACTCGATGACCTCCCTGAGCAAGCCTTCTACTTGGTGGGTGATATTGACGAAGCCAAAGCTAAGGCTGACAAAATGAAGGCTGAATCCTAG
- a CDS encoding nucleotidyltransferase domain-containing protein: MKHQNLSEIIELIKSWFGVHYGDRVSQIVLYGSQARGEAKPDSDIDILIVLRQGFDYAQEIERTSEFIQELSLRYDTVISRAFISDFRFNHEKSPFLLNVHQEGIDLSRMNSGYCGRRRGGV, encoded by the coding sequence ATGAAACATCAAAATTTATCGGAAATTATCGAGTTAATTAAAAGTTGGTTTGGGGTACATTATGGCGATCGCGTGAGTCAAATTGTCTTATATGGTTCTCAGGCGAGAGGGGAAGCCAAACCTGATTCTGATATTGATATATTGATTGTTCTGAGGCAGGGTTTTGATTATGCTCAAGAAATTGAGAGGACGAGTGAGTTTATTCAGGAATTATCTTTAAGGTATGATACGGTTATTTCCCGTGCTTTTATTTCGGATTTTCGGTTTAATCATGAAAAAAGTCCTTTTTTACTGAATGTTCATCAAGAGGGAATTGATTTATCAAGGATGAACAGCGGTTATTGTGGGAGAAGGCGCGGCGGAGTTTAG
- a CDS encoding DEAD/DEAH box helicase family protein, protein MPRLPILTFDRGTLLLHPPPRAKGWIQFATWDDRVEKFRIRGMDYRPLVESLWAEGVQFEDQARGFIPLELDCRLSLKPYPHQEEALAAWKQAGRCGVVVLPTAAGKTYLAQLCLQETPRSTLIVVPTLDLMHQWYANLKNAFPKAEIGLLGGGSRDRSAILVATYNSAAIHAEGLGHLYGTLIFDECHHLPSDFFRVIAEYAIAPYRLGLTATPERSDGRHEDLRHLIGDQVYRRSPEDLAGQALAEHRVEQIKVQLSPEERDRYQHLINCRNEFLERSRISLSSLQGWQTFIKASAGSTEGRRAMKAHHEAKAIALGTDAKLRVLEDLLERHYPEPILIFTNDNATVYRISQNLLIPAITHQTPVKERHDVLSRFRNGDYRTLVASHVLNEGVDVPEARVAILLSGSGSNREYIQRLGRVLRRGNDPGKQAILYEVISEDTSEERTSKRRRGQSPDRNAKPRPRPLRVVSKPDDPIPFYDRPSRRSQPRAAEEGSSYNSDEEE, encoded by the coding sequence ATGCCTCGACTCCCGATATTGACATTTGATCGCGGAACCCTGCTACTGCATCCGCCCCCTCGGGCCAAGGGCTGGATTCAGTTTGCCACCTGGGATGATCGGGTTGAGAAGTTTCGCATTCGGGGGATGGATTATCGCCCGCTGGTGGAAAGTCTCTGGGCGGAAGGGGTGCAGTTTGAAGATCAGGCCCGGGGCTTTATTCCCCTGGAGTTGGACTGTCGGTTATCCCTGAAACCCTATCCTCACCAAGAGGAGGCGTTGGCGGCTTGGAAACAGGCGGGACGCTGTGGGGTGGTGGTGTTACCGACGGCGGCGGGAAAAACTTATTTGGCTCAACTCTGTTTACAGGAAACCCCTCGCAGTACGCTGATTGTGGTGCCGACGTTGGATTTGATGCACCAATGGTATGCGAATCTCAAGAATGCCTTTCCCAAGGCTGAGATTGGCTTGTTGGGGGGCGGTTCTCGCGATCGCAGTGCGATTTTAGTGGCGACCTATAATAGTGCGGCGATTCACGCGGAAGGGTTGGGCCATCTCTACGGAACTCTGATTTTTGATGAATGTCACCATCTCCCCAGTGACTTTTTTCGGGTGATTGCGGAATATGCGATCGCCCCCTATCGTCTGGGGTTAACGGCGACTCCTGAACGCAGTGATGGCCGACATGAGGATTTGAGACATCTGATTGGCGACCAAGTCTATCGCCGCAGCCCCGAGGATTTAGCCGGACAGGCCCTGGCGGAACATCGGGTAGAACAGATTAAGGTGCAATTGTCCCCGGAGGAGCGCGATCGCTATCAGCATCTTATCAACTGTCGTAATGAGTTTTTGGAACGGTCTCGGATTAGTCTCAGTAGTCTCCAGGGATGGCAAACTTTCATTAAGGCCAGTGCGGGGTCCACAGAAGGACGACGGGCCATGAAGGCCCACCATGAAGCCAAGGCGATCGCCCTAGGAACTGATGCCAAACTGAGAGTTTTAGAGGATCTCCTGGAGCGACATTACCCCGAACCCATCCTGATTTTCACCAACGACAACGCCACAGTTTACCGGATTTCCCAAAACCTGCTAATTCCCGCCATCACCCACCAAACCCCCGTTAAAGAACGTCACGACGTGCTATCTCGTTTCCGCAATGGGGACTATCGCACCCTGGTGGCGTCCCATGTTCTCAATGAAGGGGTGGATGTTCCCGAGGCGCGGGTGGCGATTCTCCTATCGGGGAGTGGGTCCAATCGGGAATATATCCAACGACTGGGGCGAGTCTTGCGGCGAGGGAATGACCCTGGGAAGCAGGCAATTCTCTACGAGGTCATTTCTGAAGACACCAGCGAAGAACGCACCTCTAAGCGTCGCCGAGGGCAGTCTCCAGACCGCAACGCCAAGCCGCGTCCCCGTCCTTTAAGGGTGGTCTCGAAGCCCGACGATCCAATTCCCTTCTACGATCGCCCTTCTCGTCGCTCTCAACCTCGCGCGGCTGAGGAAGGTTCTAGCTATAACAGTGATGAGGAGGAATAG
- a CDS encoding CPBP family intramembrane glutamic endopeptidase: protein MSPRQVILLILSALTTVVVALALVSSWQQPQIQSRLDLAQTNLSLQAAEWEPPPEWEMNGLPGGLIGDDVYETAIAQYRDALNSVRRTLDDNQQQRRLLSDSPVNGLPEVNQLDGAIQQAQDLKFTLELRLGILLAENDRPEEAISLWRNLLEELDSAEPDFTTLPQTRTAAILIDLWNQSPPDSDYAEALLNNTLSGWFRDRALSQLYDVQQDDEALAALQAREQETAQKTLIRLVILTLISGVTLLLGTLLLLFLLGQWFFKGEAAILAKNQGNTWELDWDWDIIAQVIVVGFFLVFFIGQALSAGIILPLFYNLANLDADLTSTRWQAISIFLSYLLAAAAALGVLYGSLKPYFPLKEDWFRFRLFPGLGWGVGGYIAAVPLVLGISLINQEIWDGKGGSNPILEIALEGQDWVAITCFFLTASVLAPIFEEIIFRGFLLPSLTRYVPIWGAILLSSLIFAVAHLSASEVLPLATLGIVLGITYTRSRSLLAAMLMHGLWNSGTLISLIILGGGAT from the coding sequence ATGTCCCCTAGACAAGTTATCCTCCTGATCCTCTCAGCTTTAACCACCGTGGTGGTGGCCTTAGCCCTCGTCAGCAGTTGGCAACAGCCCCAAATTCAAAGTCGCCTCGACTTAGCCCAAACCAATTTATCCCTACAAGCGGCAGAATGGGAACCCCCGCCAGAATGGGAGATGAATGGCTTACCTGGGGGACTAATTGGAGACGATGTCTATGAGACGGCGATCGCACAGTATCGAGATGCCCTAAACTCCGTTCGACGCACCTTAGACGACAACCAGCAACAACGGCGTCTCCTCTCAGACTCCCCCGTCAACGGCTTACCCGAAGTGAATCAACTCGACGGAGCAATTCAGCAAGCCCAAGACCTGAAATTCACCCTAGAACTGCGTTTGGGGATTTTACTCGCCGAGAACGATCGCCCCGAAGAAGCCATCAGCCTCTGGCGCAACCTCCTAGAAGAGTTAGACTCCGCTGAGCCTGACTTCACAACCCTCCCCCAAACCCGCACAGCCGCCATTCTCATTGACCTCTGGAACCAATCCCCTCCAGACAGCGACTATGCCGAAGCCCTCCTCAACAACACCCTCTCAGGATGGTTCCGCGATCGCGCCCTCTCCCAACTCTATGACGTCCAACAAGACGATGAGGCCCTCGCTGCCCTGCAAGCCCGGGAACAAGAAACCGCTCAAAAAACCCTCATCCGACTAGTCATTTTGACCCTAATCTCTGGCGTCACCTTACTGTTAGGAACCCTTCTACTGTTGTTCTTATTAGGTCAGTGGTTCTTCAAAGGAGAAGCGGCAATCCTAGCCAAGAATCAAGGCAACACCTGGGAGTTAGATTGGGACTGGGACATCATCGCTCAAGTTATTGTTGTCGGCTTTTTTCTGGTGTTCTTCATTGGACAAGCCTTAAGTGCCGGAATCATCCTGCCCCTGTTCTATAACCTGGCCAACCTAGACGCCGACTTAACCTCAACCCGTTGGCAAGCTATTTCCATTTTCCTGAGTTACCTCCTCGCCGCCGCCGCCGCCCTAGGCGTGCTGTACGGCTCTTTAAAACCGTATTTTCCCCTAAAAGAAGACTGGTTTCGTTTCCGGCTATTCCCCGGACTCGGCTGGGGAGTTGGCGGTTACATTGCAGCGGTTCCCCTCGTCTTAGGCATTTCCCTCATCAATCAAGAAATTTGGGATGGCAAAGGAGGCAGCAATCCCATCTTAGAAATTGCCCTAGAAGGCCAAGACTGGGTCGCCATCACCTGCTTTTTCCTAACCGCCTCAGTTCTCGCCCCCATCTTTGAAGAAATAATCTTCCGAGGCTTCCTCCTGCCCTCCTTAACCCGTTATGTCCCCATCTGGGGAGCCATTCTGCTGAGTTCCCTAATTTTTGCCGTCGCCCACCTCAGCGCCTCCGAAGTTCTGCCCCTAGCCACCCTGGGGATTGTCTTAGGCATCACCTACACGCGATCGCGCAGTCTCCTAGCCGCCATGCTCATGCACGGCCTCTGGAACAGCGGCACCCTCATCAGTCTCATCATCCTAGGCGGCGGCGCCACCTAA
- a CDS encoding HEPN domain-containing protein: MGASLLLENNLAELSMSRAYYAMFYVACAFLLRKDLSFSSHSAVISAFGREFAKDNQRFREFHRYLIDAQDLRNRSDYDLDVGIGASEVRVQIQIAESFMDFFENYHEG, translated from the coding sequence GTGGGGGCAAGTTTATTGTTAGAAAATAACCTGGCTGAACTGTCAATGTCTCGTGCCTATTATGCGATGTTTTATGTGGCTTGTGCATTTTTGCTCCGTAAGGATTTAAGTTTTTCGAGCCATTCTGCTGTCATCAGTGCTTTTGGTCGGGAATTTGCCAAGGATAATCAAAGGTTTCGAGAATTTCACAGATATTTGATTGATGCCCAGGATTTGCGAAACCGTAGTGATTATGATTTAGATGTTGGCATTGGTGCATCTGAGGTGAGGGTACAGATTCAAATAGCTGAAAGTTTCATGGATTTTTTTGAGAATTATCACGAGGGTTAA